From Nguyenibacter vanlangensis, one genomic window encodes:
- a CDS encoding zinc-binding dehydrogenase — protein sequence MSTNRVMRAVRLEAPGRPFTLRAVAVPEPGPGMVRLRIGACGICRTELHLRDGGLDLGCRDFTVGHEIAGIIDALGDGVDPRRLGEKAVVYYYQGCGTCHHCRMGETHLCPAPLAQPGFTSDGGYAEYIAVPATHAVPLPGDADLAEAAPLGCAGSTAVHACRMAGIVPGEWIVVNGAGGVGLAVVQVARAAGARVVSVGRGAERLALAREMGAEAVIDAAHEDVGARIRAVTGEGADVVFELVGTEATMRIATAALRRKGRLVLIGYTADSYTVHPVELIVRELKIMGSVGATLQDLHDAVTLFSRGLLRMPVARRLALEEFATGLALTEKGGISGRIVLMPQIAP from the coding sequence ATGTCAACCAACAGGGTAATGCGCGCCGTGCGGCTGGAGGCGCCGGGCCGCCCCTTCACGCTGCGCGCGGTCGCCGTGCCGGAACCCGGTCCCGGCATGGTGCGTCTGCGCATCGGCGCCTGCGGTATCTGCCGCACGGAACTGCATCTGCGCGACGGCGGCCTGGATCTGGGATGCCGGGATTTCACGGTCGGCCACGAAATCGCAGGCATCATAGACGCGCTGGGCGACGGCGTGGACCCGCGCCGCCTGGGCGAGAAAGCCGTCGTCTATTACTATCAGGGATGCGGAACCTGCCACCATTGCCGGATGGGCGAGACGCATCTCTGTCCCGCGCCGCTGGCGCAGCCCGGATTTACGAGCGATGGCGGCTATGCGGAGTATATCGCCGTCCCGGCGACGCATGCGGTTCCGCTGCCGGGCGACGCCGACCTGGCCGAGGCGGCACCGCTGGGCTGTGCCGGCTCGACCGCGGTCCATGCCTGCCGCATGGCCGGTATCGTGCCGGGCGAATGGATCGTCGTGAACGGCGCGGGCGGGGTGGGGCTGGCCGTGGTGCAGGTCGCGCGTGCGGCGGGGGCACGGGTCGTCTCTGTGGGCCGGGGCGCGGAACGGCTGGCGCTTGCCCGCGAGATGGGGGCCGAGGCGGTGATCGACGCGGCGCATGAGGATGTCGGCGCCCGCATCCGCGCGGTGACCGGAGAGGGGGCGGACGTGGTGTTCGAACTCGTCGGCACCGAGGCCACGATGCGCATCGCCACGGCCGCATTGCGGCGCAAGGGACGATTGGTGCTGATCGGCTATACGGCCGACAGCTATACCGTCCATCCCGTCGAATTGATCGTGCGGGAACTGAAGATCATGGGATCGGTCGGTGCGACGCTGCAGGATCTGCATGATGCGGTCACGCTGTTTTCGCGCGGCCTGCTGCGCATGCCCGTCGCCCGGCGCCTGGCGCTGGAGGAATTCGCCACCGGCCTGGCACTGACCGAGAAAGGCGGGATCAGCGGCCGCATCGTGCTGATGCCGCAGATCGCGCCCTGA
- a CDS encoding oxidoreductase gives MASAASRQGHKVIGTVRSERSRVALAERLPAVRSVLCDVTEFDRIADIVRQAEEDHGPVDVLINNAGYGHEGILEESSLEEMRRQFDVNVFGAVAVAKAFLPRFRARRRGFIVNVTSMGGMITMPGIGYYCGSKFALQGISEVMRAEMAPFGVHVTALCPGSFRTDWAGRSMVRTKRSIPDYDALFDPIREARQARSGRQPGDPGKLAAAVLGLIETDTPPPQLLLGSDALALVSDRIERLKQEIEAWKSVTLSTDG, from the coding sequence ATCGCGTCGGCTGCGAGCCGCCAGGGGCATAAGGTCATCGGCACCGTCCGATCGGAACGGTCACGGGTTGCCCTTGCGGAACGCCTGCCGGCGGTACGGTCCGTCCTCTGCGACGTGACGGAATTCGACCGGATCGCCGATATCGTCCGACAAGCCGAGGAGGACCATGGCCCGGTCGATGTTCTGATCAACAATGCCGGCTATGGTCACGAGGGAATTCTCGAAGAATCGTCACTTGAGGAGATGCGGCGCCAGTTCGACGTCAATGTCTTCGGTGCGGTTGCCGTCGCAAAGGCCTTCCTGCCGCGTTTTCGCGCAAGGCGTCGCGGATTCATCGTCAACGTGACCTCGATGGGCGGCATGATTACCATGCCCGGCATCGGCTATTACTGCGGAAGCAAATTCGCCCTTCAGGGTATTTCCGAGGTCATGCGCGCGGAAATGGCCCCGTTCGGGGTCCATGTGACGGCGCTTTGTCCCGGCTCCTTCCGAACGGATTGGGCCGGACGCTCGATGGTCAGGACGAAGCGATCGATCCCGGACTATGACGCGCTGTTCGATCCGATCAGAGAGGCGCGGCAGGCCAGAAGCGGCAGGCAGCCGGGCGATCCCGGTAAGCTCGCGGCAGCCGTTCTGGGTCTGATCGAAACCGATACCCCTCCGCCGCAACTTCTGCTTGGCAGCGATGCGCTCGCCCTCGTGTCGGACAGGATCGAACGTCTGAAGCAGGAAATCGAGGCGTGGAAGTCCGTTACGCTTTCCACGGATGGATGA
- a CDS encoding AraC family transcriptional regulator, whose amino-acid sequence MNSEQGPVKRRELVELADRLAPRQGYNPTPLPGVRILRTETMLHDVPVLYKPGAVFVLQGRKRGLLEGEIYLYDEEHYLAVSVPVPFRMESVASPERPLLAVYVDFDMKMAAGIVAQMGAPETSGKVKSLLSSRMDPAIEDAVLRLLNALDNPVELAVLGACILRALHYRVLVGPQGGAMIAGLQQRGPSGKILESIARLRERYASGISVASLAGEAGMSIPSYHTHFKALTGSTPIQYVKAMRLHEARLMIARGDKTIADVAASVGYASPAQFSRDFKRHFRRTASEEAEWVRRHLGTLT is encoded by the coding sequence ATGAATTCCGAGCAGGGTCCGGTGAAGCGCCGCGAACTCGTGGAACTGGCGGACCGTCTGGCACCCCGCCAGGGATACAACCCGACGCCGCTGCCCGGCGTCCGCATCCTCCGGACCGAGACGATGCTTCACGACGTTCCCGTGCTCTACAAGCCGGGCGCGGTATTCGTGTTGCAGGGCCGCAAGCGGGGCCTTCTCGAAGGCGAGATCTATCTCTACGACGAGGAGCATTATCTGGCAGTGTCGGTGCCGGTCCCGTTCCGAATGGAATCCGTAGCCAGCCCGGAACGGCCGCTGCTCGCCGTCTATGTCGATTTCGACATGAAAATGGCCGCCGGGATCGTCGCGCAGATGGGCGCTCCGGAAACGTCCGGCAAGGTGAAAAGCCTCCTCTCGAGCAGAATGGATCCCGCTATCGAGGATGCCGTGCTGCGGCTGCTGAATGCCTTGGATAATCCCGTCGAGCTTGCGGTTCTCGGCGCGTGCATCCTGCGCGCGTTGCATTACCGGGTGCTGGTCGGCCCGCAAGGCGGCGCGATGATCGCAGGTTTGCAACAGCGCGGGCCATCGGGGAAAATCCTGGAAAGCATCGCCCGCCTGCGCGAACGCTACGCCTCCGGAATTTCGGTCGCCTCGCTGGCCGGCGAAGCCGGCATGAGCATTCCGTCCTATCACACGCACTTCAAGGCGCTGACAGGCAGCACGCCGATACAATATGTGAAGGCGATGCGGCTGCATGAGGCACGACTGATGATCGCGCGCGGGGACAAGACGATCGCGGACGTCGCGGCGTCGGTCGGCTACGCCAGCCCCGCCCAGTTCAGCCGCGATTTCAAGCGGCACTTCCGGCGCACGGCGTCCGAGGAAGCCGAATGGGTGCGCCGACATCTCGGCACCCTCACCTGA
- the pnuC gene encoding nicotinamide riboside transporter PnuC, producing MNIFSVNNILVHIPIGRAGYDLSWVEAIGTAFCLPCIWLASRERVENYAFGLVNVTCFAVIFFQIQLYASLLLQIFFFAANLYGWYAWTRPRENAAAAPAVLWLAPARLALCACACAVAIALLSVSIDTLFGAITRAAVALGAPRPARLAPDPFPVWDSTVLILQVAAMILMTRKYVESWILWSTTYALGVLLYYAQGVMVMALENIVLTAISVSGTREWILAARGPRRT from the coding sequence ATGAACATCTTCAGCGTCAATAATATCCTGGTCCATATCCCGATCGGCCGCGCCGGGTATGACCTGTCCTGGGTCGAAGCGATCGGCACCGCGTTCTGCCTGCCCTGCATCTGGCTGGCCAGCCGGGAACGGGTCGAGAATTATGCCTTCGGACTGGTCAACGTCACCTGCTTCGCCGTCATCTTCTTCCAGATCCAGCTTTATGCCAGCCTGCTGCTGCAGATCTTCTTCTTCGCCGCGAACCTGTACGGCTGGTATGCGTGGACCCGTCCGCGCGAGAATGCGGCGGCCGCGCCGGCCGTGCTCTGGCTGGCGCCGGCGCGGCTGGCGCTTTGCGCCTGCGCCTGCGCCGTGGCCATCGCGCTGTTGAGCGTCAGCATCGACACGCTCTTCGGCGCGATCACCCGGGCCGCGGTGGCGCTGGGCGCGCCGCGGCCGGCGCGCCTCGCCCCCGATCCGTTCCCGGTCTGGGATTCCACGGTGCTGATCCTGCAGGTCGCGGCGATGATCCTGATGACGCGAAAATACGTCGAAAGCTGGATCCTGTGGAGTACGACCTATGCGCTGGGCGTGCTGCTTTACTATGCGCAGGGTGTCATGGTCATGGCGCTTGAAAACATCGTCCTGACCGCCATTTCGGTTTCCGGCACGCGCGAATGGATTCTGGCGGCGCGCGGGCCGCGCCGCACATGA
- the glgP gene encoding alpha-glucan family phosphorylase has product MGPLERFVGSASIAYFSMEIALDPAIPTYSGGLGILAGDAARSAADLDLPMVFVTLACRQGYLHQEIDARGVQHDHPEPWDLSAVARPLSAMVAVFIEGRAVWIRPWLHVLKRAGGAIPVLLLDTHLTENDRRDRDVADRLYGGNEAHRLAQEIVLGIGGEKVLRALGFSIATYHLNEGHGALLPLALLRQHPRPPSHVSTDMFPYDRERVLERCVFTTHTPVEAGHDRFGYELVGRILGRYIDLPMLQQLAGAGSLNMTQLAVNLCGYINGVAERHGETTQKLFPGYVIRSITNGVHPETWVHPAFARLYDRICPRWRHEPEFLAYADILPPTDWFAAHEAAKSDLLAAIQRATGQALDPSVLIVGCARRMTAYKRADLILENLPRLMELAGEYPIQIVFAGKAHPRDGDGKRMIARIADAARRATGRVPIVFLPDYGFAQARMLVAGADLWLNTPLPPMEASGTSGMKAALNGVPSLSVLDGWWIEGCMEGVTGWAIGTPDMPAEAHGAALLDKLQQVILPLFYKDRGGWARVMAGAVSKCGSVFTSHRMMRRYMSEAYRGHLVWRPR; this is encoded by the coding sequence ATGGGGCCCCTGGAACGCTTTGTCGGCTCGGCGTCGATCGCCTATTTCAGCATGGAAATCGCGCTGGATCCGGCAATCCCGACCTATAGCGGGGGCCTTGGCATTCTGGCGGGCGACGCGGCGCGGTCGGCGGCCGATCTCGATCTGCCCATGGTGTTCGTGACCCTTGCCTGCCGCCAGGGCTATCTTCACCAGGAAATCGACGCCAGGGGCGTCCAGCACGATCATCCCGAACCATGGGATCTCTCCGCCGTGGCCCGGCCGCTGTCGGCGATGGTCGCCGTCTTCATCGAAGGCCGCGCGGTCTGGATCCGGCCCTGGCTCCATGTCCTGAAACGGGCGGGCGGGGCGATTCCGGTCTTGCTCCTCGACACGCACCTTACCGAAAATGACCGCCGCGACCGGGACGTCGCGGATCGCCTCTATGGCGGAAACGAAGCGCACCGGCTGGCGCAGGAGATCGTTCTGGGTATCGGCGGCGAGAAGGTCCTGCGTGCGCTCGGCTTCTCCATCGCGACCTATCATCTCAACGAGGGGCATGGCGCCCTGTTGCCGCTCGCGCTGTTGCGGCAGCATCCGCGACCGCCCAGCCATGTCTCGACGGATATGTTTCCGTATGACCGGGAGCGTGTGCTGGAACGCTGCGTCTTTACCACCCATACGCCGGTCGAGGCAGGGCACGACCGGTTCGGGTACGAACTGGTCGGTCGCATCCTGGGGCGTTATATCGACCTGCCGATGCTGCAGCAACTGGCCGGCGCCGGCTCGCTGAACATGACGCAACTGGCCGTCAATCTGTGCGGCTACATCAATGGCGTCGCCGAGCGTCATGGCGAAACGACGCAGAAATTGTTCCCCGGCTATGTGATCCGTTCGATTACGAACGGCGTCCATCCGGAAACCTGGGTGCATCCGGCCTTCGCGCGACTTTACGACCGGATATGCCCGCGCTGGCGTCACGAGCCGGAATTCCTGGCCTATGCGGATATCCTGCCGCCCACGGACTGGTTCGCGGCACATGAGGCGGCCAAGTCGGATCTTCTGGCCGCGATTCAGCGGGCGACGGGGCAGGCCCTGGATCCGTCGGTCCTGATCGTCGGCTGCGCCAGGCGCATGACGGCCTATAAACGGGCGGACCTGATCTTGGAAAACCTTCCGCGCCTGATGGAACTCGCCGGGGAATACCCAATCCAGATCGTGTTCGCGGGCAAGGCGCATCCACGCGACGGAGACGGCAAACGGATGATCGCGCGCATTGCGGACGCCGCGCGCCGCGCAACGGGGCGCGTGCCGATCGTCTTCCTGCCCGACTACGGCTTCGCGCAGGCGAGGATGCTGGTTGCGGGTGCCGATCTTTGGCTGAATACGCCACTGCCGCCCATGGAGGCATCGGGGACCAGCGGCATGAAGGCGGCCCTCAACGGCGTGCCCAGCCTCAGCGTCCTGGACGGCTGGTGGATCGAAGGCTGCATGGAAGGCGTGACGGGCTGGGCGATCGGCACGCCGGACATGCCGGCCGAGGCGCATGGCGCCGCCCTGCTGGACAAGCTGCAGCAGGTGATCCTGCCGCTGTTCTACAAGGACCGCGGTGGATGGGCCCGGGTGATGGCCGGCGCGGTGTCGAAATGCGGCTCGGTCTTTACCAGCCATCGGATGATGCGGCGTTACATGAGCGAGGCTTATCGCGGCCACCTCGTCTGGCGGCCGCGATAA
- a CDS encoding GntR family transcriptional regulator, whose translation MTDMMAESSRRPRKTGRSRAKTASSIARSLTDATYEHVLDLILSRRLPGNTIIQERRMAEELGVSRTPMREALGRLEGEGLIVRHGPRTLAVRLVSLEEFLQSLDLRLLIEPHAASVSALHIPDDRLAELRRSLRSIDPRQGHPPAMHWVFDDNLHGAVGEYCKNDLTANTLLAMRRLTKMFERQHLPERTAPGWKEHDEILSALETRDGARARRAMAEHLKTARRNVLEIILGGARL comes from the coding sequence ATGACGGACATGATGGCGGAATCGTCGCGGCGCCCGCGCAAGACCGGGCGGAGCAGGGCAAAGACGGCCAGCTCCATCGCCAGGAGCCTGACCGACGCCACGTACGAACACGTGCTGGACCTGATCCTGAGCCGCAGGCTGCCCGGCAACACGATCATCCAGGAACGGCGCATGGCCGAGGAACTGGGCGTCTCGCGGACCCCGATGCGCGAGGCCCTGGGGCGGCTTGAAGGCGAAGGGCTGATCGTGCGGCACGGTCCCCGCACGCTGGCGGTCCGCCTGGTCTCGCTGGAGGAATTCCTGCAAAGCCTCGACCTGCGCCTGCTGATCGAACCCCATGCCGCGAGCGTCTCGGCCCTGCACATCCCCGATGACCGCCTGGCCGAATTGCGCCGCTCCTTGCGGAGCATCGATCCGAGGCAGGGCCACCCGCCGGCCATGCACTGGGTCTTCGACGACAATCTTCACGGGGCGGTCGGGGAATATTGCAAGAATGACCTGACCGCGAACACGCTGCTCGCCATGCGGCGCCTGACCAAGATGTTCGAACGCCAGCATCTGCCGGAGCGCACTGCACCGGGCTGGAAGGAGCATGACGAGATCCTCTCGGCGCTGGAGACACGGGACGGCGCGCGCGCGCGCCGGGCGATGGCCGAACATCTGAAGACCGCGCGCAGGAACGTGCTGGAAATAATCCTGGGCGGCGCACGCCTCTAA
- a CDS encoding TetR/AcrR family transcriptional regulator, which translates to MVAGGYNGFSYADIAEVVGIRKASIHHHFPSKADLVRTLVARYREDAKAALADLALQVSDPLEQLRRYVGYWEACIADATAPFCVCALLASQLPVLPEEIALEVRAHFRALSNWLATVMESGARTGEIRLTRSPHVEADAFMATVHGAMLSARAYGDPKIFGVVIGAHMERMIAPPDRDMKKRPREFLS; encoded by the coding sequence ATCGTCGCAGGTGGTTATAACGGTTTCAGCTACGCCGATATCGCGGAAGTGGTTGGCATCCGCAAGGCGAGCATTCATCACCATTTCCCCAGCAAGGCCGATCTGGTGCGGACATTGGTCGCGCGTTATCGGGAAGACGCCAAAGCCGCGCTGGCGGATCTCGCCCTCCAGGTCAGCGATCCGCTCGAACAATTGCGGCGCTATGTCGGGTATTGGGAAGCCTGTATCGCGGATGCAACCGCTCCGTTCTGCGTGTGCGCGCTGCTGGCAAGCCAACTCCCCGTCTTGCCCGAGGAGATTGCCTTGGAAGTCCGCGCGCATTTCCGCGCATTGTCGAACTGGCTGGCAACCGTGATGGAGAGCGGTGCGCGCACCGGGGAAATCCGGCTGACGCGTTCGCCGCATGTCGAGGCGGACGCGTTCATGGCCACCGTTCATGGCGCGATGCTTTCGGCACGCGCCTATGGCGATCCGAAAATTTTCGGTGTCGTAATCGGCGCTCATATGGAGCGGATGATCGCACCGCCCGACCGTGATATGAAGAAGAGACCGAGAGAATTTCTGTCCTGA